A window from Mycolicibacterium tokaiense encodes these proteins:
- a CDS encoding TerC family protein, whose amino-acid sequence MNVSGLEWAITLGVTIAIIVFDVIVIARNPHEPSMKECGRALSVYVTLAILFGLWTWFFHGGQYGLEFFAGWLTEYSLSVDNLFIFIIIMASFNVPRKYQQEALMVGIILALIFRGIFIALGAVAINQFSWVFYIFGLFLVYTAWQLIRGNDEHDDGDNAVVKFARNHLNTTDKWDGLRLWIKEDGKRLMTPMFLVIVALGTTDLIFALDSIPAIYGLTQEPYLVFAANVFALMGLRQLYFLLGGLVQRLVYLSYGLAFILAFIGVKLFFHALHENELPFINGGEHVMVPEIPTLLSLGVIIITLAITTVASLYKTRSDEKKAVDPDVPVQPTENSAVNPSEEAPGSSRPADPNH is encoded by the coding sequence ATGAATGTTTCGGGGCTCGAATGGGCCATCACGCTGGGTGTGACCATCGCGATCATCGTGTTCGACGTGATCGTGATCGCCCGCAATCCGCACGAACCCTCGATGAAGGAGTGCGGTAGGGCGCTGTCGGTCTACGTCACTCTGGCGATTCTGTTCGGCCTCTGGACGTGGTTCTTCCACGGCGGTCAGTACGGCCTGGAGTTCTTCGCGGGCTGGCTCACCGAGTACAGCCTGTCGGTGGACAACCTGTTCATCTTCATCATCATCATGGCCAGCTTCAATGTGCCGAGGAAGTATCAGCAGGAAGCCCTGATGGTGGGCATCATCTTGGCGCTGATCTTCCGCGGCATCTTCATCGCCCTGGGCGCGGTGGCCATCAACCAGTTCTCCTGGGTGTTCTACATCTTCGGCCTGTTCCTGGTGTACACCGCGTGGCAGCTGATCCGCGGCAACGACGAGCACGACGACGGTGACAACGCCGTGGTGAAGTTCGCGCGCAATCACCTCAACACCACCGACAAGTGGGACGGTCTGCGGCTGTGGATCAAGGAGGACGGCAAGCGTCTGATGACGCCGATGTTCCTGGTGATCGTCGCGCTCGGCACCACCGATCTGATCTTCGCGCTGGACTCCATCCCGGCCATCTACGGCCTGACCCAGGAGCCCTACCTGGTGTTCGCGGCGAACGTGTTCGCGCTGATGGGCCTGCGTCAGCTGTACTTCCTGCTGGGTGGTCTGGTGCAGCGGCTGGTCTACCTGTCCTACGGGCTGGCCTTCATCCTGGCGTTCATCGGCGTCAAGCTCTTCTTCCACGCGCTGCACGAGAACGAGCTGCCGTTCATCAACGGCGGTGAGCACGTGATGGTGCCGGAGATTCCGACGCTGCTCAGCCTCGGTGTGATCATCATCACGCTGGCCATCACCACGGTTGCCAGCCTCTACAAGACCCGCTCCGATGAGAAGAAAGCCGTGGACCCGGACGTTCCGGTGCAACCCACCGAGAATTCCGCGGTGAATCCCTCGGAGGAAGCGCCGGGGAGTTCGCGTCCCGCTGATCCCAACCACTGA
- a CDS encoding DUF222 domain-containing protein yields the protein MFEGCDPGALLTEVESSRLDESAVWAHRMAAIAALLTQRMNEGFDQQALLPDGDPGFGLISGFVRTAAEVGPALGVPPAVAMKIVGYADALDERLPQIYGLLASGRLDWESAKLIINRTAHVTDTAIRDVDRNLAAKIATWDCWSRTRLQGAVDRAILHVDPDGAKERRVAADTERRVSAKALPNGMGEIRLYAGAPVIAKVDARLDQMAKAVCGQDPRTLVQRRVDAAEAIADGSFVLACACGREDCPAPKPTAAVTTAAAAQYVINVIAPAATVTGDSDEPGFLQGYGVIDADQVRELADAPGTVCRDVRNPDTDPNAPTETRDGTSVLLRHHWSAAMDRWVRVRGLTCSFPFCNQPAWNADLDHSIPFDHQHPLRGGWTAGFNLDPKCRTHHRIKTFLSGEGGWSTRQLTGGTIEWTSPTGRTYRCTPDGAELFDDLAAACRPTPWTRPRDPKVEKAARIAAARAGLAAKQAANQQTRWINQGRAQEIKQRVRRNDVRFKRLVLSGRRRTASWCPWINDPWEDESITADWRPPPPPPPTDDRRQRRSTLLTGEGVRRPCATAGPPALRPPRPARGRPAAAPRE from the coding sequence CCGAGGTGGAATCTTCCCGCCTCGATGAGTCCGCGGTGTGGGCGCATCGGATGGCCGCCATCGCCGCACTGCTGACCCAGCGGATGAACGAAGGCTTCGACCAACAAGCCCTGCTGCCCGACGGCGACCCCGGTTTCGGGTTGATCTCCGGGTTCGTGCGTACCGCCGCCGAAGTCGGACCGGCATTGGGGGTACCGCCGGCGGTGGCCATGAAGATCGTGGGCTATGCCGACGCCCTTGATGAGCGGCTGCCGCAGATCTACGGTCTGCTGGCCTCGGGACGACTCGACTGGGAATCCGCCAAACTGATCATCAACCGCACAGCCCATGTCACCGACACCGCGATCCGGGACGTGGACCGCAATCTGGCGGCGAAGATCGCGACCTGGGACTGCTGGTCCCGCACCCGCCTCCAAGGTGCCGTCGACAGAGCCATCCTGCACGTCGATCCCGACGGCGCCAAAGAGCGTCGGGTCGCCGCCGACACCGAACGCCGAGTCAGCGCGAAGGCACTACCCAACGGAATGGGTGAAATCCGCCTCTACGCCGGCGCTCCGGTGATCGCCAAAGTCGATGCCCGGCTGGATCAGATGGCCAAGGCGGTGTGCGGCCAGGATCCGCGAACGTTGGTGCAGCGGCGGGTGGATGCGGCGGAGGCCATCGCCGACGGCAGCTTTGTGTTGGCGTGCGCGTGCGGGCGCGAGGACTGCCCCGCCCCGAAACCCACCGCTGCTGTGACTACGGCCGCGGCGGCGCAGTACGTCATCAACGTCATCGCCCCCGCCGCCACCGTCACCGGCGACAGCGACGAACCCGGCTTCCTGCAGGGCTACGGCGTCATCGACGCCGACCAAGTACGTGAGCTGGCCGATGCGCCGGGCACCGTATGCCGGGATGTGCGCAACCCCGACACCGACCCGAATGCCCCCACCGAAACCCGCGACGGCACCTCGGTGCTCCTGCGCCACCACTGGTCCGCCGCGATGGACCGCTGGGTCCGCGTCCGGGGGCTGACGTGCTCGTTCCCGTTCTGCAACCAGCCCGCCTGGAACGCCGACCTCGACCACAGCATCCCGTTCGATCACCAGCATCCGCTGCGCGGCGGGTGGACCGCCGGGTTCAACCTGGATCCGAAATGCCGCACCCATCACAGGATTAAGACGTTCCTGTCCGGCGAGGGCGGCTGGAGCACCAGACAACTCACCGGCGGCACCATCGAATGGACCTCACCCACGGGGCGCACGTACCGGTGCACCCCGGATGGGGCGGAGTTGTTCGACGACCTCGCCGCAGCGTGCCGCCCCACACCGTGGACCCGACCACGGGACCCCAAGGTGGAGAAGGCCGCCCGGATCGCCGCCGCTCGGGCCGGGCTGGCCGCCAAACAAGCCGCCAACCAGCAGACCCGGTGGATCAACCAGGGGCGGGCGCAGGAGATCAAGCAGCGGGTGCGGCGCAACGACGTCCGCTTCAAACGGCTGGTCCTCAGTGGCCGCCGTCGCACCGCCAGCTGGTGCCCCTGGATCAACGATCCGTGGGAAGACGAATCCATCACCGCCGACTGGCGACCACCACCCCCACCGCCGCCGACCGACGACCGACGACAGCGACGATCCACCCTTTTGACGGGTGAAGGCGTCAGGCGGCCGTGCGCAACCGCTGGGCCACCCGCGCTGAGACCGCCTCGGCCAGCGCGCGGGCGTCCTGCTGCGGCACCGCGGGAATGA